One segment of Anopheles stephensi strain Indian chromosome 3, UCI_ANSTEP_V1.0, whole genome shotgun sequence DNA contains the following:
- the LOC118509433 gene encoding ras-related protein Rab-2A, whose amino-acid sequence MSYAYLFKYIIIGDTGVGKSCLLLQFTDKRFQPVHDLTIGVEFGARMITIDGKQIKLQIWDTAGQEAFRSITRSYYRGAAGALLVYDITRRETFNHLTTWLEDARQHSNSNMVIMLIGNKSDLDSRREVKKEEGEAFAREHGLVFMETSARTAANVEEAFINTAKEIYEKIQEGVFDINNEANGIKIGQQHSPTSPSLGSGNSPGGPASSGCC is encoded by the exons ATGTCGTACGCTTACTTGTTCAAATACATCATCATAGGAGACACAG GCGTCGGCAAGTCCTGCCTACTGCTGCAGTTTACCGACAAACGGTTCCAGCCGGTGCACGATCTGACGATCGGTGTCGAGTTCGGGGCCCGCATGATCACGATCGACGGCAAGCAGATTAAGCTACAGATCTGGGATACGGCCGGCCAGGAAGCGTTCCGGTCGATCACGCGCTCGTACTACCGCGGTGCAGCCGGTGCACTGCTCGTGTACGACATTACGCGCCGCGAAACGTTCAACCACCTGACGACCTGGCTGGAGGACGCTCGGCAACACTCGAACTCGAACATGGTCATCATGCTGATTGGCAACAAGAG TGATCTTGACTCACGCCGCGAGGTAAAGAAGGAGGAAGGGGAAGCGTTCGCACGCGAGCATGGGCTGGTGTTTATGGAAACGTCCGCCCGTACAGCGGCCAACGTGGAGGAAGCGTTCATCAACACGGCAAAGGAAATCTACGAGAAGATCCAGGAGGGTGTCTTCGATATCAACAATGAG GCTAACGGCATCAAGATTGGCCAGCAGCACTCCCCGACGAGCCCGTCGCTcggcagcggcaacagccCAGGCGGACCGGCTAGCAGTGGTTGCTGCTAA